One stretch of Meiothermus sp. QL-1 DNA includes these proteins:
- the cas2 gene encoding CRISPR-associated endonuclease Cas2 produces MERLDILVTYDVNVTSEDGQTRLARVARICKNYGQRVQMSVFECRVTRAQLEELEAKLLKVIDLDKDSLRIYILPGGREKNLRVHGQDRYTDFDDPLVI; encoded by the coding sequence GTGGAACGGCTGGATATCTTGGTGACCTACGATGTGAACGTGACCTCGGAGGACGGACAGACCCGCCTGGCTCGGGTGGCCAGGATCTGCAAAAACTACGGGCAGCGGGTGCAGATGTCCGTGTTTGAGTGCCGGGTGACGCGAGCCCAACTGGAGGAGCTCGAGGCCAAGTTGCTTAAGGTCATTGACCTGGATAAGGACAGCCTCCGGATTTATATCCTCCCCGGAGGCAGAGAGAAGAATCTGCGTGTCCATGGTCAGGACAGGTATACCGACTTTGATGACCCCTTGGTAATCTAA